The region ATGCTCCTGCTGCGCCCCACGCCCTAAGTGATGTTACTCCCCACTCTAACCTATTAGTCACTAAGCTACTTATGGGGTAAGACGAAAAGAAAACCTAAGCTTTGAACAAAGACGCAACAACAGGTCATTCCCAGTGTCCACTTGGCATCAGAAACCAACTGGAATCAAGATACTCAAAGGTGAAGAAGCCCGCATTTACCAGTTTATGCAAGTACTGGAATAGAGATTTCCCAGAAAATCTGCAGGATAAACTTTTAAGCTCCCTGACACTAGAAACTGCATCCTGGTAGTTTGGTATCCCTAGAAGACATCCCTACAGTACCACTTAACGGTGTAGTAAGGTAACACCTCTGGCTCTGTCAGCTTCCTGGGTCTCCTAGAGAAGTGAGTTAGACTGTGGAGAGCTGGTCTGCAGAGCTTGAAGACACGATCCCTTCAAGAGATATTTCAGAACTGTCAAAGACTGATGTGTGGgttggaggtgtggctcagtcgGTAGAAAGCTTGCCCAGCGTTCACGAAGCCCGGGGTTTAATCTCTAGCCCTGCAGATGTGATGCTGCACATCTCTaaacccagtgcttgggaggtgcaggcaggagacCACAGGTTTACGGTCACCTACAGCTCCacagtgaatctgaggccagcctgagacccaGCCCAGAACAAAACTGTTCTGACTTTAACCAGAACGGAATACTATATGAATCAGCACAATTCAGGCAACGGCATGCTATGTTCGTAGTCAAACTGCCTAGCGCTAAAATAAAACACGAGCCACTTGAATGGCATTGAGCAAATGACTTATCAtcatctagaaaaagaaaataagataccCTCTCACCAGTAGTGAGGACTGACACGTTAATAAGAAATGATTGAGTCCCAGAGTATAGTTAGGCCTCAAAAGTGGGTTCTAGGTCTCTCACTACTTAACTCTTCTGCCTCCAGGACAAACCCAGACAAATCTGGACCCATTTCTAATTAAGTTTCTCATCATCCAAACTTCATACATGTTACCTGAGACTCAAAACAATGGGGGCAACTCTGTGACCCTTGACCTGAACTTGCTATCTGAATCCAGGAAAAATGAACTGACTTAGACAAGAATGTCTTCATTATTCAAAGAGAATTTATGGATGGATCATTCTTTATAATGGATAAGTCTTCAATAGTGAACATGGCAAAAGATTCTAAGTCATGGCTGTATATTATCTGGCTTTAGAACACACCTTTcacattcttttgtttattttgaactATTGGAGGTCGAACCCAGAGGTCCAAGTGTGCTAAACAAGAGGTCTaacacaggggctggggatttagctcagtggtagagcgcttgcctagcaagcgcaaggccctgggttcagtccccagctccagaaaaaaaaagaaaaaagaaaaaagaagaagaagaaacaaaaaaaagaggtCTAACACAATTACTCCCAAGCTcctctttcttttgaaatgggACTGCTAAATTGTTCAGTCTGCCCCTGAACTTGCAACCCTCTCCCCTCGGCTTCCCAGaggtctgggattacagacatgtaccaGTTACTACTGTTCACTgccctttctttgttttcaatatgAATTTAGtgaaacttaaagaaaagaacTTGATTATCTTCTAAGTACAAATTAATTGTGAAAGCTTCAAAACAGACAAGTCTTTCTAAATACAATGTGTCTTGCACTCATCTTTCTAACAGTCCGCTAGATCTATCATTCTGTAATTCAGTGAGCTAGCTTTTAAGGCTATCtggtcctcccccacccccatcccaataTTAAGATAAATCTCTTTTCTGCTTTATTCAGAATTTGCTCTTGTAGATTTTAAGGACagtcaaaaaaaacaaacaaacaaacaaacaaaaaaaccaaaaacacaaacaaaaccctaaaggCAGCACCAAAACTAGGACAAAATTGATaaaccagaaagacaaaaaaggggaaaatagCTAGCATTAGAAAttccttgggttggggatttagctcagtggtagagcgcttgcctagcaagcgcaaggccctgggttcggtccccagctccggaaaaaaaaaacccaaaaaaccaaaaaccaaaaaacaacaaaaaaacaaaaaaaaaacaaacaaacaaacaaaattccctTTATTTCAGGCAAGGCAgtgtagcacatgcctgtaatcctagagtGGAAAGCAAGCTAAAGCAGACAGACCTTTAGATGAGGGCCAGCCTTCATTACAGTGggcttgaggacagcctggtctacacagcaagatctGTCTCAGCCTTCAttacatagtgagtctgaggacagcctggtctacatagcaagatctgtctcaaaattagtcaaaagggggaaaagagagagagagagaaagggggagggaggagagagagagagagagagagagagagagagagagagaacacagagaagggaCCATAGAGAGGACTCTGAACTCACAAAGTAAGGAGGAAGTCTTGGCTTGGGCCATAGAGCTGTTTCCTTAACATGTCCAAAGACTTAGTCAGCTAACAAGACACCAAAGGAAAGATCCTGCTCCCAGAGCAATAAAGAATGGGCACCAACCTTCTTCTATCAGAAAGTGGCTTGTCCTTGCAGAGCGTTGTGAAAGGAGCAAGTTGGCCCAGTCGAAGTTCCCTCTGACCCCATTCTGCCCATGAGGTTTGGCGCAGGGACCCCCTAACAAGCCTGACAGCAGCTTGCATCAACATGGCAGAACACCCTGGAACTAATGATTACCACCACCTAGCAGGAAACAGAGACGTGTAGTCAGAGGGGACCAATAGTATAAACCCACTCATCCTGCACTCCTGAGGAGGGGAGCCATGATTTGTACTAACATGCAATGTCCCTCTGAACTTCAGTCCCTCCTGACTAACATCTGCAACGTTCTTAGTCCTAGTATAGGAAAAACTGCTTCATATCTGGGATTAGAAACTCAAACGCAAGGCAATCAATATCCAGAAATGTTCCCAACTTCCTAAAATATGGAAGGCAAAGTGTGGGGCTCTCAAGTGTGGTTTCTCCCCTGAAGACGGAATCCTGGCAACAGGATGACAGTGAAAATATCAGATGCAAATCTTAGACAGTCCCAGCTACTCGGGAGCTTGGGAAGGATCATTTGAGCCtaggagtttgagaacagcctgaggAACACAGTAAAACCCCATCCCAGGAAATGgacaaacacagcacacagaagcCGGCTACAGGAAAGACTCTCTGAGTCACAGAAAGGGCCATCATGGAGGAGGGGACAGGCCCTCAGACGACATTATGTTCACGTGTCATAAACACTATGGCCTTAGACCTACCGGGATCACACTCTACTGTGTTCAAGTACTTTGAGGAGGAATCTTTCGCCTGAGAATGAGTGATTTGAGCAGATAGCCCATTAGTTTTTAACTTTGGGGACTTTCAGGAATAAAATGGTCCTGAGTAAAAACTTCAAGAAATTCTAAGAATAATTAGGAAAAAGGGAAATATTATTcacagaaaaattattttgtcCGGGAATGTACATaaaaacttgtttatttattacatataagtacatttatgtatttatttatttatatttattatatatagtacactgtagctgtcttcagacacaccagaagagggcatcaaatctcattacagatggttgtgagcaaccatgtggttgctgggatttgaactcaggacctctggaagagcagtcagtgctcttaaccactgagccatctctccagccccaaaactgatttattttaaagCCAACTGGTGGCGGCGCACACACTCGGGTGGCAAAGGCAAGTAGATCTAGACCTctcagtttaaggccagcctggatctccagagtgagttctaggatagccaaggctatacagagaaatcctatcttgtaaaaacaaaacaaacaaaacaaaaccccacaccaCCTGATTTAAATAGACAACCGAGGATCACAGACTTGGTATAGACTTCCGTTTAGATTTCTGTTTCATTGCTTCAGAGCAGTGCTAGAAGACACATCAGGAACATAAACTTAATGTAGTATGCTGGAAATCAAGAGCTTTGTGCATGGAAGCAGTCACTAAGCTGCACTCACAATTCCTGGGAACACCCATTTTTTTCCCATAAAAAACCAACAGCCAGGGCCATAGTTTGTGACTTTTAAAAGTGGACATTAGCATTTCTCTGGCAAGATTACTACGGAGATTAGACAAAGTTTGTATAGTGCCACCATGGTGTTTTAGCAGGTGAaggttgctttaaaaaaaaaaaagtgaatggtATTATTTAAGTGACTTAAAAGCAGCAGTAAGGCTTCCCTAATTTACCTGAAAACTGAGCCACTTTTACTTGTGACTCAAAATTTCAACTACTGATTTAATAAACTCAATCAGTCTCCTCTAAGCAACCCATCAAATCGTTCACACAAAGGACAACCAATAGAGGGCTAGCGACCCCTAAGTCTTTaacactttctttaaaattcttctaAAACACACAAAGCAGAAGCAAAGACAAAGTAAAAGGGAAAATCAGTTCTTATCTAGAACGTCTCTGGTATTCCCCTCTGGGATCAACATGAGGATTTATTGCTAGGGCACTAACTAAAGCAGCCATGGTATGTAACAGCTTAAATTACTAATTTCCTATAGCTCTGGAGGGCGCTACGTAGTTCCAGGCATTAAGAAGACATTGCTAGTGTTCTGTGGTTCAAGTGGGGGAACCCTGGACTAGTATGTACTTGTAAAATACAACCAGTTAAAGGGAGGCCAATCTTATCTGTCTACCCAATTCTCGGATTTGGGGTGTTTTACAAAGCTGTCCAGCAGTGCAAAGGGAACCTGGTGTATCCCGCTAAATAAGGCCATTTGCTCCCCTGTCACAGATTCTTTGAGTGTCACATATGGGTAAGTGCACTATAGTTTCTGAACCTAACCCCTTTTAACATCCAAGGTGAGGAATAACCTTGGATATGCCAAGAATAATTTAAAGGTTCTTATTTGAAGAACAAAGATGTTTAACCATTTCCCCAATCTATCAGTCGGGGGTGTGgctcaattaaaatagaaaggCATTTCTTAGAAGGTGGGGAAAAGTTAGTTTCACTtttctttgcctctattcccAGTTCCTGTACTGGCTTTCCCAAGGCATGTTCGTCCCCACAGCTAGGACCAGGGAACCCACCAACCACGCAGTTGACTCTGGGGCATTCCGAAGGCTGTAGGTTCCAGGGCATCTCTGTCCCAGCATGTGCTCACCCACCCGCAAAGGCAGAGGGACCCCTGACACAATCGCCTTGGCGGGAAAACTCCAGGTACGTCCCATCTAGACACTGCGACAAGAGACACTTAAAGAATTTCAACGACACTTACTTCTTGCTTAGTTTCGGCTCGCCATCCAATTTGACTTCACCCTCCCGCAGCGTGGCCATCTTGCCCACTGGCCcgacccagaaaaaaaaagtgactagCGTTGAACAAGAACTTCCAGGTCACCGCTCTAAGTCCCGCCTCTTCCGGGGAAGAGGGCGGGCACTAGGCTGGGCTCTCGCTGTGCAGGCGCAGTTCTGGGCTCCTCCGGCGGAGTCAGTCTTCTCAGTGTTGTGCCTTTGCTTTTCTTGGGCAGCGGAGCGACAGGTATGGCGGAGGCAATGGATCTGGGTAAAGATCCCAATGGGCCCACCCACTCCTCCACTCTGTTTGTGAGAGAAGACGGCAGCGCCATGTCGTTTTACGTGCGGCCCAGCTCGGCCAAGCGCCGGCTGTCAACGCTCATCCTGCACGGCGGCGGCATCTTGTGTCGGGTGCAGAAGCCCGGGGCCGTGCTGCTAGCCCAGCCGGGGGAGGCGCTGGCCGAGGCTTCGGGCGACTTCATCTCCACGCAGTACATCCTAGACTGCGTGGAGCGCAACGAGAAGCTGGAACTGGAGGCCTATCGGCTGGGCCTCACGGAGCAGGCGTCCGACCCTAAGCCCGGGGCTTCTGCGGAGGGCTCCACGGAACCCGAGCCTCAGCCCCTGACCGGGCGCATTGCCTACACTGACGCAGACGATGTGGCCATCCTAACCTACGTAAAGGAAAATGCCCGTTCGCCCAGCTCAGTCACAGGCAACGCCTTGTGGAAAGCGATGGAGAAGAGCTCGCTCACGCAGCACTCCTGGCAGTCGCTCAAGGACCGCTACCTCAAGCACCTGCAGGGCCAGGAGCACAAGTACCTGCTCGGGAACGCTCCGGTCAGCCCGTCCTCCCAGAAGCTCAAACGGAAGGCGGAGCAGGACCCGGAGGCTGCGGATAGCGGGGGTGAGGCTTGCACCTTCGGGGCTGGGGGGGTCCTGGGGGTCcgagagggggagggggcggggctgccTGTCCATCAGCATCCTTTTTGGCTTCGTTGGTGGCATAGCTCAGCCCCTCTCCTCTGCTGAGGTCCGAAGTGAAAGTGCACCGGTTCCTCTTATCCCTTGCTCTCTggttttaatttgtcttttcatTAACGTTTCCTTCCTATTGACTGGTCGTTGTTCGTTGATGGGTTTGGGTTTGGGAGGGTGGGTAACTT is a window of Rattus rattus isolate New Zealand chromosome 17, Rrattus_CSIRO_v1, whole genome shotgun sequence DNA encoding:
- the Terf2ip gene encoding telomeric repeat-binding factor 2-interacting protein 1; amino-acid sequence: MAEAMDLGKDPNGPTHSSTLFVREDGSAMSFYVRPSSAKRRLSTLILHGGGILCRVQKPGAVLLAQPGEALAEASGDFISTQYILDCVERNEKLELEAYRLGLTEQASDPKPGASAEGSTEPEPQPLTGRIAYTDADDVAILTYVKENARSPSSVTGNALWKAMEKSSLTQHSWQSLKDRYLKHLQGQEHKYLLGNAPVSPSSQKLKRKAEQDPEAADSGEPQNKRTPDLPEEECVKGETKENGEADNKLFEEATPELGEAVVDESPDFEIHITMCDGDPPTPEEDSETQPDEEEEEPKVSTQEVGTAIKIIRQLMEKFNLDLSTVTQALLKNSGELEATSSFLESGRRPDGFPIWCRQDDLDLQKDDDDTRNALVKKYGAQNVARRIEFRKK